The following coding sequences lie in one Treponema socranskii subsp. buccale genomic window:
- a CDS encoding tyrosine-protein phosphatase, whose amino-acid sequence MMKKQVRLMPIALLFIASLFAASCATTKKVSAESARAGIETTVSSIDKYGNCALNITQDEFTAAGFEPGDIVSVKAGAFAFDAPVCTNYSDVDNGKYLVRLSKGGVSFAINMGNFAKTSGAAAGTPVSVAMKGKGAYLADYKIRQLKKSENRSDYASDEVFANFREVKAGGIASSRLYRSCNPVYGDARAPYAEKLIQANGIKAAVNLADSRESAWKHIDEAPYYKGLAEKGNVVFLNMGVSFADEDFIKKLHDALVFIGEKKSASYLVHCNEGKDRAGYVCALLEALCGATLDEIKADYMTSFENYFGVKKGTEQYDMIGGVIIGTLVSINGGRSVTDRNVGKVVENYLRTKVGLTREELAAVRAALQ is encoded by the coding sequence ATGATGAAAAAACAAGTACGACTGATGCCGATTGCATTGCTCTTTATCGCTTCTCTTTTTGCGGCAAGCTGTGCGACGACAAAAAAAGTTTCAGCAGAAAGCGCACGTGCAGGAATCGAAACGACGGTATCGTCGATCGACAAATACGGAAACTGTGCGCTTAACATTACGCAGGATGAATTTACCGCGGCGGGTTTCGAGCCGGGCGACATCGTGTCGGTAAAGGCGGGCGCTTTCGCCTTCGATGCTCCCGTGTGTACGAATTACAGCGACGTCGATAACGGAAAATACCTCGTCCGTTTGAGCAAGGGAGGCGTTTCGTTCGCAATCAATATGGGCAATTTTGCCAAAACGAGCGGAGCTGCAGCCGGCACTCCCGTCTCCGTCGCAATGAAAGGGAAGGGTGCATACCTTGCCGACTATAAAATCCGCCAGCTTAAAAAAAGTGAAAACAGAAGCGACTATGCATCCGACGAAGTTTTTGCCAATTTTCGCGAAGTAAAAGCGGGAGGCATTGCGTCCAGCCGCTTGTACCGATCGTGCAATCCCGTCTACGGTGATGCGCGCGCCCCTTATGCCGAAAAGCTCATACAGGCGAACGGCATAAAAGCTGCGGTAAACCTTGCCGACAGCCGCGAAAGCGCTTGGAAACACATCGATGAAGCGCCGTATTACAAAGGGCTTGCGGAAAAAGGTAATGTCGTTTTTCTCAACATGGGCGTTTCGTTTGCCGACGAAGATTTTATTAAAAAATTGCACGACGCCCTCGTCTTTATCGGCGAAAAGAAAAGCGCGTCTTATCTCGTTCACTGCAATGAAGGAAAAGATCGTGCGGGCTATGTGTGCGCTCTGCTCGAAGCTCTGTGCGGCGCGACGCTCGATGAAATCAAAGCCGATTACATGACGAGTTTTGAAAATTATTTCGGCGTCAAAAAAGGTACGGAGCAGTACGATATGATCGGAGGTGTCATCATCGGTACGCTCGTATCGATCAACGGCGGGCGAAGCGTTACCGATCGGAACGTCGGAAAAGTCGTCGAAAATTACCTCCGCACAAAAGTCGGCCTTACGCGTGAAGAGCTTGCCGCCGTTCGTGCGGCGCTGCAATAG
- a CDS encoding tyrosine-protein phosphatase, whose protein sequence is MKAYRRLHFDGIENFRDLGGWECSGGGMTKYGVFYRSTELAKATKADLHRIEDLGIRTILDLRHPEETASRPDCLPKACVYKNISVQGSIRPHELKVNGDVYMTRTLYNMYRQLLTVSGDEFRKVLFFLADAEGPTLFHCAAGKDRTGLTAMFLYTIAGVDEKDIVADYEVSHTYIKGFMSDNSGSHYMNMEKLLAFLHKNYGGVIQYLDEIGVTDAVRRKLYKKFVSI, encoded by the coding sequence ATGAAAGCTTACAGACGGCTGCATTTTGACGGCATCGAAAATTTTCGCGATCTCGGCGGCTGGGAATGCAGCGGCGGCGGGATGACGAAATACGGAGTGTTTTATCGTTCGACCGAACTTGCAAAAGCGACGAAAGCCGACTTGCATCGCATTGAAGATTTGGGTATACGGACGATCCTCGACCTTCGCCATCCTGAAGAAACGGCTTCCCGTCCCGATTGCCTGCCGAAGGCCTGCGTTTATAAAAACATATCGGTGCAGGGTTCCATCCGTCCTCACGAACTCAAAGTGAACGGAGACGTGTATATGACGCGCACGTTGTACAATATGTATCGGCAGCTCCTCACGGTGAGCGGCGATGAATTCCGCAAAGTGCTGTTTTTTTTAGCCGATGCGGAAGGACCGACGCTGTTTCACTGTGCTGCGGGAAAAGACCGTACGGGACTTACCGCGATGTTTTTATATACGATCGCGGGCGTCGATGAAAAGGACATCGTAGCCGACTACGAAGTGAGCCACACGTATATCAAGGGCTTTATGTCCGACAATTCGGGTTCTCATTATATGAATATGGAAAAGCTGCTCGCATTTTTGCACAAAAATTACGGCGGCGTCATTCAGTATCTCGATGAGATCGGCGTAACTGACGCGGTGCGCCGAAAACTTTACAAAAAATTCGTTTCGATTTGA
- a CDS encoding CPBP family intramembrane glutamic endopeptidase, producing MKYNTNAIGNAFFQYPLSVCIAIYFICYAFRLWEYFVLKTDESVIGENFIHKACGVAVIFAVLFVSGLHWRDIGFVCDGRLKNIGLGLTLGFGFYTIAYAVECIVLYVQGASPSLKIASGGFSLVKSTEFVSTGIAFILLFNVLNVWMEEGLFRGLFTRCLRERYDCRMTIFITALLFGLWHLIMPVRSFIEGQMKLAPMLLLGAGYVALTFVYGLKMSFLYRMTGSVWAGLSEHFFNNSIINIVHVASSRGSDHLQVVRIVTAQLLSFIFVTILYLLKRKNLLPVF from the coding sequence ATGAAATACAATACAAATGCAATAGGAAATGCTTTCTTTCAATATCCCCTGTCGGTATGTATTGCAATATACTTTATATGCTATGCGTTCCGTCTGTGGGAATATTTTGTGCTCAAAACGGACGAAAGCGTTATCGGTGAAAACTTTATTCATAAAGCGTGCGGCGTCGCTGTAATTTTCGCCGTGCTTTTCGTATCGGGTTTGCATTGGCGCGACATCGGTTTTGTATGCGACGGTCGGCTTAAAAATATCGGCTTGGGTTTGACTTTAGGCTTCGGCTTTTACACGATCGCCTATGCGGTCGAGTGCATCGTGCTGTACGTTCAGGGAGCCTCTCCTTCTTTGAAGATAGCGTCCGGCGGTTTTTCACTGGTAAAGAGTACCGAGTTTGTAAGCACGGGCATCGCTTTTATTCTTTTATTCAATGTGCTCAATGTGTGGATGGAAGAAGGTTTGTTCCGCGGGCTTTTTACACGGTGTTTGCGCGAGCGGTATGACTGTAGGATGACAATATTTATTACCGCATTATTGTTCGGGCTGTGGCATTTGATAATGCCCGTACGCTCGTTTATCGAAGGGCAGATGAAGCTTGCTCCGATGCTGCTTTTGGGCGCAGGCTATGTCGCGCTCACATTCGTCTACGGTTTGAAGATGAGCTTTTTATACAGAATGACCGGATCCGTATGGGCGGGCTTGTCCGAACACTTTTTTAACAACAGCATCATCAATATCGTTCACGTTGCCTCGAGCAGGGGAAGCGATCATCTGCAAGTTGTACGGATCGTAACGGCGCAGCTATTGTCCTTTATCTTTGTAACCATCCTCTATCTGCTCAAGCGGAAAAACTTGCTTCCCGTATTTTGA
- the thrS gene encoding threonine--tRNA ligase, with translation MALDERLQTIRHSCSHVMAEAIKHLYPGTKIAIGPAIDTGFYYDFDFPNNVKFSESDFPAVEKEMRKILSGNHEFVRKEISKDEALSLFKDEPYKIDLIQNLPANEAISTYEQDGFCDLCRGPHVSSTKEINAQAFKLMKIAGAYWHGDASQPMLTRVYAACFAKPDDLKNYLKMLEEADKRDHRKLGVKMDLFHIDDEDPGQIFWHPNGWSVYITLQEYMRKKLEADGYMEVNTPAIMPRTLWERSGHWGHYQKNMFITESEKRMFAIKPMNCPGAIEIFKTRTRSYKDLPMRLAEFGHCVRNEPSGTLHGIMRVRGFVQDDAHILCTEEQIESEVAKFCKLLVDVYDDFGFNKNLIVKLSTMPDDHVGDEATWHHAETALGNACKEAGLDYDVQPKEGAFYGPKLEFTLVDALGREWQCGTIQLDYQLPSSERLNAEYIGKDNQKHHPVMLHRAVLGSLERFIGILIENYAGAFPAWLHFEQAAVVPVGPDFYEYAEAVRNALAEKGIRANAYVDESNMKSKIKSISSERKTPYILIVGQKEKDEGAVTVRFRADSGLEQKTFSLKDFIAYVREKTKTHYNGI, from the coding sequence ATGGCACTCGATGAACGATTACAGACGATCAGGCACAGCTGTTCGCACGTTATGGCGGAAGCGATCAAACATCTCTATCCGGGTACGAAAATCGCGATAGGCCCCGCAATCGATACGGGCTTTTATTACGATTTCGATTTTCCGAACAACGTCAAATTTTCGGAAAGCGATTTTCCTGCGGTCGAAAAAGAGATGCGGAAAATTCTTTCGGGCAATCACGAATTCGTACGCAAAGAGATTTCAAAAGACGAAGCGCTTTCCCTTTTCAAAGACGAGCCGTATAAAATCGATTTGATACAAAACCTTCCCGCAAACGAAGCGATCTCCACTTACGAACAGGACGGCTTTTGCGATCTCTGCCGCGGGCCGCACGTTTCGAGCACGAAAGAGATAAACGCGCAGGCTTTTAAATTGATGAAAATTGCGGGCGCATATTGGCACGGAGACGCAAGTCAGCCGATGCTCACGCGCGTATACGCAGCCTGTTTTGCAAAGCCCGACGATTTGAAAAATTATCTCAAAATGCTCGAAGAAGCCGACAAGCGCGATCATCGAAAACTCGGCGTAAAGATGGATCTCTTCCACATAGACGACGAAGATCCCGGTCAAATTTTTTGGCATCCGAACGGCTGGTCCGTGTATATAACGCTGCAGGAATACATGCGAAAAAAGCTCGAAGCCGACGGCTATATGGAAGTCAATACGCCGGCGATTATGCCGCGCACGCTGTGGGAACGGAGCGGACACTGGGGACATTATCAAAAAAATATGTTCATCACCGAAAGCGAAAAGCGCATGTTCGCGATCAAGCCGATGAACTGCCCCGGCGCAATCGAAATATTTAAAACGCGGACGAGAAGCTATAAAGACCTGCCGATGCGCCTTGCCGAATTCGGTCACTGCGTTCGCAACGAGCCGAGCGGAACGCTCCACGGCATTATGCGCGTGAGAGGCTTCGTGCAGGACGACGCGCACATTTTGTGTACCGAAGAGCAGATCGAAAGCGAAGTCGCAAAGTTCTGCAAGCTCCTCGTCGACGTATACGACGATTTCGGTTTTAATAAAAATCTCATCGTCAAACTGAGCACGATGCCCGACGATCACGTCGGAGACGAAGCGACGTGGCATCACGCCGAAACCGCTCTCGGAAACGCGTGCAAAGAAGCGGGTCTCGACTACGACGTGCAGCCGAAAGAAGGCGCATTTTACGGGCCGAAGCTCGAATTTACCCTCGTCGATGCGCTCGGCCGCGAATGGCAGTGCGGTACGATTCAGCTCGATTACCAGCTGCCGTCAAGCGAACGGCTCAACGCGGAATACATCGGAAAGGACAATCAAAAGCACCATCCGGTTATGCTGCACCGCGCCGTGCTCGGCTCTCTCGAACGTTTTATCGGCATCCTCATCGAAAACTACGCCGGCGCTTTTCCCGCGTGGCTCCACTTCGAACAGGCGGCCGTCGTTCCCGTCGGGCCCGATTTTTACGAGTATGCCGAAGCTGTGCGGAACGCGCTCGCCGAAAAAGGCATACGCGCAAACGCATACGTCGACGAAAGCAATATGAAAAGCAAAATCAAATCGATAAGCTCGGAGCGCAAAACGCCGTACATCCTCATCGTCGGACAAAAAGAAAAAGACGAAGGTGCGGTAACCGTCCGCTTCCGCGCCGACAGCGGTCTCGAACAAAAAACGTTTTCGCTCAAAGACTTTATCGCCTATGTACGGGAAAAAACGAAAACGCACTACAACGGCATTTGA
- a CDS encoding PspC domain-containing protein yields the protein MQKRLYKSDDKKICGVCGGIAEYFDADPTVVRFIWGILTILSFGMGGILAYILCAFIFPDKQKAHISDGAEYDTTHTSEKD from the coding sequence ATGCAAAAAAGATTATATAAATCGGATGACAAAAAAATCTGCGGCGTATGCGGCGGCATCGCCGAATACTTTGACGCCGATCCGACCGTCGTCCGCTTTATCTGGGGCATTTTAACGATTTTGAGCTTCGGTATGGGCGGCATCCTCGCCTATATTCTGTGCGCTTTTATCTTTCCCGATAAACAGAAAGCGCATATTTCAGACGGAGCCGAATACGATACGACTCACACATCGGAAAAAGATTAA
- a CDS encoding Mrp/NBP35 family ATP-binding protein: MAEEQNCNNECTSCGKSCEQRDFRAKLHEGSSVKKVIGVLSGKGGVGKSFVTCLLACAMNRKGKRTAILDADITGPSIPEAFGLSSARAEGNEQIIHPVTTDGGIQLMSMDFLLASNTDPVIWRGPVISGAVKQFWTDVIWRDVDYMFVDMPPGTGDVPLTVFQSLPVDGIIVVSSPQQLVRVIVEKAVKMAQMMKIPILGLVENMSYVKCPKCGEIINVYGKSNIEAIAKNYDLPVLAKIPIEEQSSAAIDLGTIEDLNVDYVDSAIDTILAL, translated from the coding sequence ATGGCGGAAGAACAAAATTGCAATAACGAATGCACTTCGTGCGGCAAAAGCTGCGAGCAGCGGGATTTTCGCGCAAAGCTGCACGAAGGCAGCAGCGTCAAAAAAGTGATCGGCGTTTTAAGCGGGAAAGGAGGTGTCGGAAAGTCGTTCGTCACCTGTCTTTTAGCCTGCGCCATGAATCGAAAAGGAAAACGTACGGCGATCCTCGATGCCGATATAACCGGCCCCTCGATCCCCGAAGCGTTCGGTCTCTCTTCGGCGCGCGCCGAAGGGAACGAACAGATAATTCATCCGGTGACGACGGACGGCGGCATTCAGCTCATGTCTATGGACTTTTTGCTTGCGAGCAATACCGATCCCGTCATCTGGCGGGGACCGGTCATATCCGGCGCGGTAAAGCAGTTTTGGACGGATGTGATTTGGCGCGACGTCGACTATATGTTCGTCGATATGCCGCCGGGTACGGGAGACGTACCGCTCACGGTGTTTCAATCGCTTCCGGTCGACGGCATCATAGTCGTATCGTCCCCGCAGCAGCTCGTGCGCGTCATCGTCGAAAAAGCGGTGAAGATGGCGCAGATGATGAAGATTCCGATTTTAGGTCTCGTCGAAAATATGAGCTACGTCAAATGTCCGAAGTGCGGCGAAATCATCAACGTATACGGTAAAAGCAATATCGAAGCGATCGCAAAAAATTATGATCTGCCGGTGCTCGCGAAAATTCCGATAGAAGAACAGTCGTCCGCCGCAATCGATTTGGGGACGATCGAAGACTTGAACGTCGATTACGTCGATAGCGCAATCGATACGATACTTGCTTTGTAA